The region TCCCGCGTCGCAAAGGAGGTTGAGATCGAAAAGGGAAAGGCCGGGGGCCGGGCGCCGGGCGCTGGGCGGGCGCCTCCCGGGACGTCCTCAGAGTGCAGTCCAGGCCCGGCGGCGGGGCGGTCAGCCGGGCCCCGGCCTCCCCTCGGTGCCCCGCCCGCCTCGGCCAGAGCCCTTGCTGCACGCCTGCCTCTCCATGTTCCTTACGAGGATTGCGGGGGTGCTGTGTCCAGACCACCCCCGGCCAGTCCCGGGGTGCTCCAGGCTCCCTACACTCGCCGTCTCGGGTGGGGCTGCCTTTCTGTGGGGCTCAACCACGCCCCTCCCCCGTGCCCCCCGCTGAGGCTGAACAGGCAGGCCAACCGGCTAAGCCCTGGTGAACAAATTACTCAGCCTTGCCCGTAATTACAGGCTTCCTGCTCTGCCATGGTTGCCTGCCAATGCCCCCAGCTGGCAGGCTCCCGTCCCCCACGTCGGCGGGCGGGCACTGTCACCTCCCTGCGGCTCcccggaggggaggggaggggagggggtgtggtgcTGATGCTGGGCCCGGTGGAGTCAGGAGCCCAGGAGGGCACTGCCGAGGACAGCCCCAGCCAGGAGGGTGGTCTCCGCGTGGGGGCCAGGCTGGGACGGCGCCCTCGTAGGCACCCCCTGGCGGGGACGCAAGGTCCACCCTGCAGCTCACTTTCCTTGCAGAGCCCCCTGGGCATGGAAGCAAGCGCCTACGCAGTGAGGGTGGGGCCCGTAGCAGGGCAGAGGCTCAGAGGGCGGGGCCCGGGTGGGCAGGCGGGTGCTGGGACCACCCTCGGGGCAGCCAGACGGCCCTGGGCCGGGAGAGGACGTTCTGGAAGGCCAGCCCCGGCCACTATCCCAGGAGGCCGgtaggggcgggggcgggggctttCTCCACGGCAGAGTCAGTGGTGGCTACCACCATGGGGCTGGGCACGTAGTTGAAGGGGGGGACGCGGGCGGAGCGGCTGGGGGAACCGTGTCGGCTGGCGGGGACGAAGGGGCCGGGGGCGGGCGCCTTGGCGGGGCCCGGCCCGTCCACGTCACTGccgaggaggagggagggggcgctGCCGGTCGTGGCCTGTGGGGTCACCCAGCTCTCCAGGCTCGGGGACGTGCTCGAGTTGGTCTTGGTAGCTGCGAAGTCCTCGGTCTGGACCACGGCGTCGCTGGTCTTGCGCTGCGGAGGGCCTGTGGGGCCGTCCTCCGGTGAGGAGCCCAGCAGGGGCAGGGCGCGGGGGGGCAGCGTGCTCCGCAGGATGTGCGGAACGTCCTCGTCCCGGATGCGACGCCACGTGGTGCCCGGCGCGGCCTCCCCGGTGCTGCTGCGGGGTGCGTTGTCTGCCACAGGCACGGGGGCGTCGGGCCCGCGGGCCACACTGATGTGAGGCAGGGAGGCGTAGCGCTTGACCGTATCGGGCCGGGCGGCTGGCATGCGGACGGGCAGGCGAGACGGGCTCTCAGAGCTGGTGCGCCGGGGCGGCCGCTCGCCCAGGCCGGGCCGGGCCGTGGGGGGCCGCTGGGCGGCGGGAGCCTGCCGGGGGGCCGCCCGCAGCTCATCACAGCGCGAGGAGCATAGGAAGACGGCGGGTAGCGCGGGCCGGCCGCGGCGGGGCAGGCCTGCCTGGGCAGCCGGGGTGGCGGCCTCAGTGGCGGACAGTTCGGTGCGTCGGCGGCGCAGCAGGCCCGGCGACTCCTTGATGAAGGTCAGCTGCCTCCGGAAACCGGAGCGGTCGGAGGCCTCACTGCCGCTGGAGCGGGCGGAGGCCACGCTGCCGCTGGAGCGGGCAGAGGCCACACGCACGAGCCCTGGGCGGCCCCCTCGGGCCCTTGGACCTGGTTCCGGGGCTGCCTTGGCCAGGGGTGGCGGCCCCCGCCGGGTGGGTCTCTGCATGAAGGGGATCCGCACGGGCGACTTCTGTGTCTTGTGCTGCTTGGCCAGCAGGGCCCGGGCGGGAGTCTTGGTTGCGGGGGAGGCCCCGGGGCCGGGCAGGGTTCCTGTGGCCTGGGTGGCCGGGGGTGACCTCCTCGGCAGAGGCTGTGAGGCCGGGGAGGTCTGGGAGGAGCTCGACGAGGGGGTCTTGGCGAGGCGGGCAGGTGGCGTGGCACTCCTCTGAGGGGGGCTCAGCGCCGCCAGCTCCGAGATCTTGCCGGGTCGGTGCAGGCTTCGAGACCTCTGCTGCCCGGGGCCAGGGATTTTGgcgggggctgctggctgcactGGACTTGGGACTCCCGTCTTTCTCGGCACATTGCGGGGCCCAGGGGCACCTTTGGGCTGGGCCCGGGTGGCTGGGCTGGGCATGTAGATCACTGTCCGTCCCCGGAGCACGGCTGGCACCCCGGACGCGGCCTTCTGAGTGCCACGTGGCTTCTCCAGGCCGCTGCTGCGCTGGGCCAGAGCCCTGTCCCGTTTCTCTGGCCGCATGGCACTGCCCACCTGACCCTCTGCCCTTGGCCTTTGACCCTTCCTGTGCAGGGGAAGCTGCAGGGTGGAGCCCACCGACCGCCCTGAGGCAAAGGACAGAACGGAGTCGGACTCAGAGGAGGCCTCGTGGGTGGCTGCCGCCGCTGCCTGGTGTAGCCACGTGACGATGGAGTTGGCCCCCTCCTGGATGGCGCGCCACTCGACGCTGTCCAGGTCTGAGGCGTGGTCCGAGCCCGCTGCCTCCTCACTGTGCTCCCGGGGCCCCTCTGCTGGCCTCTTCTCCTGCTGCACCGCTCTGGACTGGCGGCACCCTGGGCCAGACACCTGGGGCCGGCGCCTGGGCACGGCTGAGCCAGTGCAGCGCCGGAGCAGCTCTGCCTCGGCCCGCGGGCGGGGGGCGCTGTCCCGCCTGCCCCCGGGGCCTGGGTCCTTGGTGACCCCTGGCTCGCGGGCTCGGGGCCGGCTGGCTGCGCGCTCAAAGGGCTCAGGCTCGCTCAGGGAGCTGGCGGAGGAGCTCAGGGAGTAGCATGGTGGCGTCTCATCAGCGATGAGGCTGGGCTGAGCCCGGGCTGGCGGCGCAACCTTGGGTGCGGCAGCCTTGGGCGGCGCGACCTTGGGCACGGCCTGCACCTCCTTCCTGCCACCAGCCGGGTACTCCCTCTTCACCGCGCGGGGGATCGCAGATGCCCGCCGCGGGGGTGCCACCGCCGCTGCCGCGGACGGCTCTTCGTCTGAGTCGTTGCCATAGAAGCAGTACACGGCCTCCTCGGTGGGCGTCGTGAGGCATAGAGACTGCAGGGCCCCGTCCCCACGCGCCTGTCCCGGGCGGGAGCTGTCCCTGTCTCTGCAGGCGCTAGGGGGCCGGCAGAGGGGCAGCTCCAGCCCTGCGCGGCTCCTGCCAGCCCCCCGGGGCTGCTCTGTGCTCCGGCCCGTGCCCCCCGCCCTGTGCCGGTGCCCGGCGGGCTGCCTGGTGGGGGCGGCATGGCCCGCAGCCTTCTGCCCCTGCGCAGGCCCGCCATCCCCGGGGGGTCCCTGCAGTGTCTCCTCGCTGAGGGAGGTGGTGCTGGAGAAGGTGACCGGCGTGCCCTCGGCCGAGTCGGTGCAGGACTCATCCTCCCGTGCCGGGGCGGGCACCAGCATGTAGACGGGCACGGGCAGGGTGCGGTGGCCAGGCACCAGCGCCGAGGCCACCTTGCGGAGCCGGGCGGGCACGGTCCCACCCAGGCACTCGCGCAGCAGTTCCAGGTCCCGGTCGGTGGATGTTGGCCCTTCGAGGCGGCCGCTGGCCTCATCCCGTCGGCGGTGCCCGGGGCCCACGCCTCCCGCACTGCTGCGCTCAGGGCAGGCCGGGGGCAGCAGCCGCAGCTCCACGTCCTTCTGCACATAGAGCTCATGCAGGGCCAGCGCACTCAGGCTGGAAGCACACGAGAAGTTCTCGTCGGGCTTCTCCACGGTGAAGCGCACGCTGCCCGCGTCCAGCTCAGACGGTAGCCGGCAGCGCTCCCGGCAGTCGGCGATGTCCAGGAAGCGCTTCACGTAGCTCTCCCACTGCAGGCTGAACTGGGTGACCTCACGCTCGCCCGGCGGCGCGGGGGCCGGCGGGGGCGTCTTGCTGCGGCTCGGTGGCATGGTCTGCCCGGGGCTGTCGGGCAGCTCGCTGGGGCTGACTGTACCGCTGCCCAGCCCGCTGCACGGATCGCTGGCGACGGAGCTGGCAATGGATGGGCTCTCGAAGCTGCCCAGCGAGCTGACCGAGCTGCAGCGGCTCAGCACCAGTGGCGTCTCCTGTACGCAGTTCTCAGACGAGCTGGACGGCGTGGCGtcctccacccccaggccccGGCCCCGCTGAGGCACAGGGATGGCCATGGGCAGGGAGGCGGAGCCCGGCCCCTGCCAGGCCCCGTCCAGCCCGGCCTCGCTGGGGccagcctcctccagcccctccagggACGAGTCGCTGTCATCCAGGTCCCCGGCCTCACTGGGCCCTGGGCGGCCAGCCGAGGACAGTGAGGACAGGGAGCTGCAGCGGGATAGGCAGAGGGGCGCCTTCTCCACCGCCAGCTTCTCGGGCACCTTGCTTAGGTCCTCTGCGGGCAGCCAGGCCTGTTTCCGGGCCCTGGGGGCCAGGGACCCCGCGCCCGCTCTGGTGGTGCCCTCAAGCAGCGGCACATGCTGGTAGGTGGGCGACAGCTTGATGGTGCACACGCGGGCATCTGTGGCCGCGGTGTCCCGGGCCTTGGGCTCAACCTGGCCGCTGGGCAGGTTGAGGTCAAGCCGGCTGGGCCGCGCCTGGCCGCACAGGGGTCCCTCGCAATGCTCGGCCAGCGCGGCCAGCGAGCAGGGCTGCGAGTGCTCGCGGGGACAGTGCCCGTCGCTGGTGCTGCCGCTGTTAAGACTGTCGTTTGAGAGGCTGGCGTGGGCCGCCTTGAGCCGCAGCAGCGGGTGAGCCCGGCTGCCGGCCTCTCGCCGCCCTGCCTCGGGCCCCCGGCAAGGGGAGCAGGAGTGCGCACGGCCCTCCCGTGGGGCCTCCTGCCCGGGATCCCCAGAGCTGAGGCTGAAGCTGTCGTCAGACGAGGTGTGCAGGGCCGAGATGTCCTCCACCAGCCGGTCGATGCGCGCCACTGCCAGTGCCAGCTTGGCCTTGGCCCTGGCTGCCACAGCTGCCTCCCCGCCGGCCTCCTTCTCGGACTCCAGGCCGCCCCGGTGGGCGGGCGGGGTGCGGGCCAGCGCCTGGCCCTGCAGGAAGGGGCTGCCCAGGAAGAGGGGCAGCACGGCGGGGCTGGCGGGCTCGGCGGTGGCGGCAGCTGCGGTGGCCAGAGAGGGTGCGTCGTCATCATCAAAGCAGCCCGAATCAGAAGCGTAGTCCTGGGCCAGGCCATCCAGGTGGCGCAGGGGCGGCAGCGGCTTCTTGGAGGTGGCCTCGGCCTCGGGCAGGCCTTGCTTCTCCAGGTGGTCAAGTGCCTGCGCCAGGTGCCGCGCGTCCAGCGCAGCCTCCAGCGCCCGCTGCTTGCGCACGTACAGGCTGGGCGCACAGGCGCTGGGGGAGACGGCAGTGGCTGCCGCCTGGTACTTGGCGGGCCGGTGGGCCAGCAGGTTGCGCAGGGCGGCGGCGCTGCCCATGGCGATCATCTTGTGCTTGGAGTGCACCAGGTTGCGCAGCATGCCCACAGCACCCAGGTCCCACAGCAGCTCCTGGTCACCGGCGCTGCGGGCCGACAGGTTCCAGAGCGTGCCACATGCGTTGCTCACGATGGTCAGGCTGTGCGACGTCAGGTGCTGCAGCAGCGTCTGCAGGCAGTTGTGGTCCCGCAGCACCTGCCTGCGGGGGCcggaggggtgaggaggggcgGGAGGTGTGCGTCAGACCCCCGCCAGCCCGGACCCCAGCCCACCGGACACCCGCCCGCCGGCAGGACCGTGGCCACGTGGGACAAGTCAAAACGGAAGGTGCCCAGGTGACATTGCATTTCAAAGGAAGGGATACATTTTTAGTAAAAGCATATCCCAAACATTGAGTGTGCTGTGCTTGTGTGAAAGGTTTCATTTATTAATCTCAGCAAACTATTTATGAAACAATACTAATGTGTTAACATTACTTattatttaccttttctttttttttttttccccccgctACGCGgccctctcattgctgtggcctctcccgttgcggagcataggctctgggcacgcaggctcagcagccatggctcacggccggaccggggcatgaacccgtgtcccctgcatctgcaggcagactctcaaccagtgcgacacctgggaagcccctattacttattatttaaaatgaaatttcattaaaaccatctcattttatttctttaatttttattttacattggagtacaggtgatttacagtgttgtgttactttcaggtgtacagctaagtgattcagttatacatgtacgtatatccgttctttttcagattcttttcccatttaggtaatTACAGACTATTGattggagttccctgtgctacacagtaggtcctgttgatttcctat is a window of Globicephala melas chromosome 3, mGloMel1.2, whole genome shotgun sequence DNA encoding:
- the APC2 gene encoding adenomatous polyposis coli protein 2 isoform X3, which codes for MTTALQELKMTSSVAPYEQLVRQVEALKAENSHLRQELRDNSSHLSKLETETSGMKEVLKHLQGKLEQEARVLVSSGQTEVLEQLKALQMDITSLYNLKFQPPALVPEPTARTPEGSPVHSSGPSKDSFGELSRATIQLLEELDRERCFLLNEIEKEEKEKLWYYSQLQGLSKRLDELPHVETQFSMQMDLIRQQLEFEAQHIRSLMEERFGTSDEMVQRAQIRASRLEQIDKELLSAQDRVQQTEPQALLAVKSMPMDEDPEAEVPTHPEDGAPQPGNSKVEVVFWLLSMLATRDQEDTARTLLAMSSSPESCVAMRRSGCLPLLLQILHGTEAGAGGRNGTPGAPGAKDARMRANAALHNIVFSQPDQGLARKEMRVLHVLEQIRAYCETCWDWLQARDGGPEGSGAGGAPVPIEPQICQATCAVMKLSFDEEYRRAMNELGGLQAVAELLQVDYEMHKMTRDPLNLALRRYAGMTLTNLTFGDVANKAALCARRGCMEAIVAQLASESEELHQVVSSILRNLSWRADINSKKVLREVGSMTALMQCVLRASKESTLKSVLSALWNLSAHSTENKAAICQVDGALGFLVSTLTYKCQSNSLAIIESGGGILRNVSSLIATREDYRQVLRDHNCLQTLLQHLTSHSLTIVSNACGTLWNLSARSAGDQELLWDLGAVGMLRNLVHSKHKMIAMGSAAALRNLLAHRPAKYQAAATAVSPSACAPSLYVRKQRALEAALDARHLAQALDHLEKQGLPEAEATSKKPLPPLRHLDGLAQDYASDSGCFDDDDAPSLATAAAATAEPASPAVLPLFLGSPFLQGQALARTPPAHRGGLESEKEAGGEAAVAARAKAKLALAVARIDRLVEDISALHTSSDDSFSLSSGDPGQEAPREGRAHSCSPCRGPEAGRREAGSRAHPLLRLKAAHASLSNDSLNSGSTSDGHCPREHSQPCSLAALAEHCEGPLCGQARPSRLDLNLPSGQVEPKARDTAATDARVCTIKLSPTYQHVPLLEGTTRAGAGSLAPRARKQAWLPAEDLSKVPEKLAVEKAPLCLSRCSSLSSLSSAGRPGPSEAGDLDDSDSSLEGLEEAGPSEAGLDGAWQGPGSASLPMAIPVPQRGRGLGVEDATPSSSSENCVQETPLVLSRCSSVSSLGSFESPSIASSVASDPCSGLGSGTVSPSELPDSPGQTMPPSRSKTPPPAPAPPGEREVTQFSLQWESYVKRFLDIADCRERCRLPSELDAGSVRFTVEKPDENFSCASSLSALALHELYVQKDVELRLLPPACPERSSAGGVGPGHRRRDEASGRLEGPTSTDRDLELLRECLGGTVPARLRKVASALVPGHRTLPVPVYMLVPAPAREDESCTDSAEGTPVTFSSTTSLSEETLQGPPGDGGPAQGQKAAGHAAPTRQPAGHRHRAGGTGRSTEQPRGAGRSRAGLELPLCRPPSACRDRDSSRPGQARGDGALQSLCLTTPTEEAVYCFYGNDSDEEPSAAAAVAPPRRASAIPRAVKREYPAGGRKEVQAVPKVAPPKAAAPKVAPPARAQPSLIADETPPCYSLSSSASSLSEPEPFERAASRPRAREPGVTKDPGPGGRRDSAPRPRAEAELLRRCTGSAVPRRRPQVSGPGCRQSRAVQQEKRPAEGPREHSEEAAGSDHASDLDSVEWRAIQEGANSIVTWLHQAAAAATHEASSESDSVLSFASGRSVGSTLQLPLHRKGQRPRAEGQVGSAMRPEKRDRALAQRSSGLEKPRGTQKAASGVPAVLRGRTVIYMPSPATRAQPKGAPGPRNVPRKTGVPSPVQPAAPAKIPGPGQQRSRSLHRPGKISELAALSPPQRSATPPARLAKTPSSSSSQTSPASQPLPRRSPPATQATGTLPGPGASPATKTPARALLAKQHKTQKSPVRIPFMQRPTRRGPPPLAKAAPEPGPRARGGRPGLVRVASARSSGSVASARSSGSEASDRSGFRRQLTFIKESPGLLRRRRTELSATEAATPAAQAGLPRRGRPALPAVFLCSSRCDELRAAPRQAPAAQRPPTARPGLGERPPRRTSSESPSRLPVRMPAARPDTVKRYASLPHISVARGPDAPVPVADNAPRSSTGEAAPGTTWRRIRDEDVPHILRSTLPPRALPLLGSSPEDGPTGPPQRKTSDAVVQTEDFAATKTNSSTSPSLESWVTPQATTGSAPSLLLGSDVDGPGPAKAPAPGPFVPASRHGSPSRSARVPPFNYVPSPMVVATTDSAVEKAPAPAPTGLLG
- the APC2 gene encoding adenomatous polyposis coli protein 2 isoform X4; protein product: MTSSVAPYEQLVRQVEALKAENSHLRQELRDNSSHLSKLETETSGMKEVLKHLQGKLEQEARVLVSSGQTEVLEQLKALQMDITSLYNLKFQPPALVPEPTARTPEGSPVHSSGPSKDSFGELSRATIQLLEELDRERCFLLNEIEKEEKEKLWYYSQLQGLSKRLDELPHVETQFSMQMDLIRQQLEFEAQHIRSLMEERFGTSDEMVQRAQIRASRLEQIDKELLSAQDRVQQTEPQALLAVKSMPMDEDPEAEVPTHPEDGAPQPGNSKVEVVFWLLSMLATRDQEDTARTLLAMSSSPESCVAMRRSGCLPLLLQILHGTEAGAGGRNGTPGAPGAKDARMRANAALHNIVFSQPDQGLARKEMRVLHVLEQIRAYCETCWDWLQARDGGPEGSGAGGAPVPIEPQICQATCAVMKLSFDEEYRRAMNELGGLQAVAELLQVDYEMHKMTRDPLNLALRRYAGMTLTNLTFGDVANKAALCARRGCMEAIVAQLASESEELHQVVSSILRNLSWRADINSKKVLREVGSMTALMQCVLRASKESTLKSVLSALWNLSAHSTENKAAICQVDGALGFLVSTLTYKCQSNSLAIIESGGGILRNVSSLIATREDYRQVLRDHNCLQTLLQHLTSHSLTIVSNACGTLWNLSARSAGDQELLWDLGAVGMLRNLVHSKHKMIAMGSAAALRNLLAHRPAKYQAAATAVSPSACAPSLYVRKQRALEAALDARHLAQALDHLEKQGLPEAEATSKKPLPPLRHLDGLAQDYASDSGCFDDDDAPSLATAAAATAEPASPAVLPLFLGSPFLQGQALARTPPAHRGGLESEKEAGGEAAVAARAKAKLALAVARIDRLVEDISALHTSSDDSFSLSSGDPGQEAPREGRAHSCSPCRGPEAGRREAGSRAHPLLRLKAAHASLSNDSLNSGSTSDGHCPREHSQPCSLAALAEHCEGPLCGQARPSRLDLNLPSGQVEPKARDTAATDARVCTIKLSPTYQHVPLLEGTTRAGAGSLAPRARKQAWLPAEDLSKVPEKLAVEKAPLCLSRCSSLSSLSSAGRPGPSEAGDLDDSDSSLEGLEEAGPSEAGLDGAWQGPGSASLPMAIPVPQRGRGLGVEDATPSSSSENCVQETPLVLSRCSSVSSLGSFESPSIASSVASDPCSGLGSGTVSPSELPDSPGQTMPPSRSKTPPPAPAPPGEREVTQFSLQWESYVKRFLDIADCRERCRLPSELDAGSVRFTVEKPDENFSCASSLSALALHELYVQKDVELRLLPPACPERSSAGGVGPGHRRRDEASGRLEGPTSTDRDLELLRECLGGTVPARLRKVASALVPGHRTLPVPVYMLVPAPAREDESCTDSAEGTPVTFSSTTSLSEETLQGPPGDGGPAQGQKAAGHAAPTRQPAGHRHRAGGTGRSTEQPRGAGRSRAGLELPLCRPPSACRDRDSSRPGQARGDGALQSLCLTTPTEEAVYCFYGNDSDEEPSAAAAVAPPRRASAIPRAVKREYPAGGRKEVQAVPKVAPPKAAAPKVAPPARAQPSLIADETPPCYSLSSSASSLSEPEPFERAASRPRAREPGVTKDPGPGGRRDSAPRPRAEAELLRRCTGSAVPRRRPQVSGPGCRQSRAVQQEKRPAEGPREHSEEAAGSDHASDLDSVEWRAIQEGANSIVTWLHQAAAAATHEASSESDSVLSFASGRSVGSTLQLPLHRKGQRPRAEGQVGSAMRPEKRDRALAQRSSGLEKPRGTQKAASGVPAVLRGRTVIYMPSPATRAQPKGAPGPRNVPRKTGVPSPVQPAAPAKIPGPGQQRSRSLHRPGKISELAALSPPQRSATPPARLAKTPSSSSSQTSPASQPLPRRSPPATQATGTLPGPGASPATKTPARALLAKQHKTQKSPVRIPFMQRPTRRGPPPLAKAAPEPGPRARGGRPGLVRVASARSSGSVASARSSGSEASDRSGFRRQLTFIKESPGLLRRRRTELSATEAATPAAQAGLPRRGRPALPAVFLCSSRCDELRAAPRQAPAAQRPPTARPGLGERPPRRTSSESPSRLPVRMPAARPDTVKRYASLPHISVARGPDAPVPVADNAPRSSTGEAAPGTTWRRIRDEDVPHILRSTLPPRALPLLGSSPEDGPTGPPQRKTSDAVVQTEDFAATKTNSSTSPSLESWVTPQATTGSAPSLLLGSDVDGPGPAKAPAPGPFVPASRHGSPSRSARVPPFNYVPSPMVVATTDSAVEKAPAPAPTGLLG
- the APC2 gene encoding adenomatous polyposis coli protein 2 isoform X2: MGLLGLLSLLHSAFFGDQALQELKMTSSVAPYEQLVRQVEALKAENSHLRQELRDNSSHLSKLETETSGMKEVLKHLQGKLEQEARVLVSSGQTEVLEQLKALQMDITSLYNLKFQPPALVPEPTARTPEGSPVHSSGPSKDSFGELSRATIQLLEELDRERCFLLNEIEKEEKEKLWYYSQLQGLSKRLDELPHVETFSMQMDLIRQQLEFEAQHIRSLMEERFGTSDEMVQRAQIRASRLEQIDKELLSAQDRVQQTEPQALLAVKSMPMDEDPEAEVPTHPEDGAPQPGNSKVEVVFWLLSMLATRDQEDTARTLLAMSSSPESCVAMRRSGCLPLLLQILHGTEAGAGGRNGTPGAPGAKDARMRANAALHNIVFSQPDQGLARKEMRVLHVLEQIRAYCETCWDWLQARDGGPEGSGAGGAPVPIEPQICQATCAVMKLSFDEEYRRAMNELGGLQAVAELLQVDYEMHKMTRDPLNLALRRYAGMTLTNLTFGDVANKAALCARRGCMEAIVAQLASESEELHQVVSSILRNLSWRADINSKKVLREVGSMTALMQCVLRASKESTLKSVLSALWNLSAHSTENKAAICQVDGALGFLVSTLTYKCQSNSLAIIESGGGILRNVSSLIATREDYRQVLRDHNCLQTLLQHLTSHSLTIVSNACGTLWNLSARSAGDQELLWDLGAVGMLRNLVHSKHKMIAMGSAAALRNLLAHRPAKYQAAATAVSPSACAPSLYVRKQRALEAALDARHLAQALDHLEKQGLPEAEATSKKPLPPLRHLDGLAQDYASDSGCFDDDDAPSLATAAAATAEPASPAVLPLFLGSPFLQGQALARTPPAHRGGLESEKEAGGEAAVAARAKAKLALAVARIDRLVEDISALHTSSDDSFSLSSGDPGQEAPREGRAHSCSPCRGPEAGRREAGSRAHPLLRLKAAHASLSNDSLNSGSTSDGHCPREHSQPCSLAALAEHCEGPLCGQARPSRLDLNLPSGQVEPKARDTAATDARVCTIKLSPTYQHVPLLEGTTRAGAGSLAPRARKQAWLPAEDLSKVPEKLAVEKAPLCLSRCSSLSSLSSAGRPGPSEAGDLDDSDSSLEGLEEAGPSEAGLDGAWQGPGSASLPMAIPVPQRGRGLGVEDATPSSSSENCVQETPLVLSRCSSVSSLGSFESPSIASSVASDPCSGLGSGTVSPSELPDSPGQTMPPSRSKTPPPAPAPPGEREVTQFSLQWESYVKRFLDIADCRERCRLPSELDAGSVRFTVEKPDENFSCASSLSALALHELYVQKDVELRLLPPACPERSSAGGVGPGHRRRDEASGRLEGPTSTDRDLELLRECLGGTVPARLRKVASALVPGHRTLPVPVYMLVPAPAREDESCTDSAEGTPVTFSSTTSLSEETLQGPPGDGGPAQGQKAAGHAAPTRQPAGHRHRAGGTGRSTEQPRGAGRSRAGLELPLCRPPSACRDRDSSRPGQARGDGALQSLCLTTPTEEAVYCFYGNDSDEEPSAAAAVAPPRRASAIPRAVKREYPAGGRKEVQAVPKVAPPKAAAPKVAPPARAQPSLIADETPPCYSLSSSASSLSEPEPFERAASRPRAREPGVTKDPGPGGRRDSAPRPRAEAELLRRCTGSAVPRRRPQVSGPGCRQSRAVQQEKRPAEGPREHSEEAAGSDHASDLDSVEWRAIQEGANSIVTWLHQAAAAATHEASSESDSVLSFASGRSVGSTLQLPLHRKGQRPRAEGQVGSAMRPEKRDRALAQRSSGLEKPRGTQKAASGVPAVLRGRTVIYMPSPATRAQPKGAPGPRNVPRKTGVPSPVQPAAPAKIPGPGQQRSRSLHRPGKISELAALSPPQRSATPPARLAKTPSSSSSQTSPASQPLPRRSPPATQATGTLPGPGASPATKTPARALLAKQHKTQKSPVRIPFMQRPTRRGPPPLAKAAPEPGPRARGGRPGLVRVASARSSGSVASARSSGSEASDRSGFRRQLTFIKESPGLLRRRRTELSATEAATPAAQAGLPRRGRPALPAVFLCSSRCDELRAAPRQAPAAQRPPTARPGLGERPPRRTSSESPSRLPVRMPAARPDTVKRYASLPHISVARGPDAPVPVADNAPRSSTGEAAPGTTWRRIRDEDVPHILRSTLPPRALPLLGSSPEDGPTGPPQRKTSDAVVQTEDFAATKTNSSTSPSLESWVTPQATTGSAPSLLLGSDVDGPGPAKAPAPGPFVPASRHGSPSRSARVPPFNYVPSPMVVATTDSAVEKAPAPAPTGLLG